The Nicotiana tabacum cultivar K326 chromosome 5, ASM71507v2, whole genome shotgun sequence sequence aaaacaaattgaattaaaGGGTTATTAGGGCAcctcggtgcactaagctcctgctatgcgcGGGGTCGGGGAAGGGTTAAACCACAAGGGTATATTGTACGCAACCTTAACtcgcatttctgcaagaggttgttttcacggctcgaacccgtgacctcctggtcatatGACATCAACTTtatcagttacgccaaggctgctgctaaaaactacataaataaaAAGTAATGACTGCAAGATGAGATAGTTATGTGCTTTTAAATTAACATGAGATTTGTTGAAAAGTGACTTAAGTGTAACTCCAAAGAGAGAATGCTCATCCTGCTATTTGGGTTAGTTTACTTGGACTGTGTTCATAATCAGTACCATATGTGGGATTAATTTCATGAATGATTACTCAATTTTCATTTTATTGCACCAAACTCactaaactattttttgtatcaAAAAAGTCATTTACCTTTGCAAGCAGCTAAAATTACTGTATCAATCACAGAAGACGCTGATAAAGATTCAAATTCAAGTTAATAGGCAGAGTTACACGATACAAGATGACATATAGCAGGTACGTAGAATAGTCGACGCGCATACAAACTAGCCCGGATACCaccaaaattaagaaaaaataactaAAGTAACAGTAACAAGGACTTGTCATCCCGACCCAGAATCCAAATCGAatcacaaataaaacaagaaaagttATGTAAGTATTTGTTTACATTCCTGTAGTGGTTTACACCCTTTCTAACTCCATGATGTGTTTATCCAGTTGGTCCTTCAACTCTTCCCTCCATCCTTGGATCAGTCTCTCTTGCTTAGCTATGAGTTCAGTCTTCGTCTTCAACTCTTCTTCCATCTTTTCTATCTCCTGTATGTAGAAATTAATTAGAACCAATAATAATCCATTagtagaaatgcagggtaaggttgcgtacaatagacccttgtggtccagcgcttccccggaccccgtgcatagcgggagcttaatgCACCATGCTACCTTTTAGAGACCATAGGAAGCAGAGAATTGTTATATGTCCTTTGGTACCATTATATCAATCGAAGTGTGACGTATGAATTACCTTTCTAAGCATCTCCGGTCTTGTAGGCAGATCTTCACGTTGCAAACCGATCAAATGAAGTTGAAGTTTCTTGGCAGCCTCCATGAAATCTCTGGCATGTCTCTCTACATCGACTAAGCAACGAAAAAAATTTCAACCTCAATCAGccaaaagagaaaaaacaaaTTAATGAATTCCACAGCTAACAAGCCAGCAGGTATACTGTAAATTTTAAAAAGACACCAAGatgaaaaaggaaaagatacaAAACTCTGAAGCATCAAAACAAGGCAATGCAACTTTATTTCAATGTTGCCGTTTCTAGAAAATTCTGAAAAAGAGCTTTAGATGAGGTTAATTTTTCCACTCATCCCAAAGAAAATGCAATGCTAAGAAAACTTAGCTGTGATGTTGTTACCAGTAGTTGGGTACTCATATTTTTTAAATACATAAAGGAATCTTGAATCAGAGGACATATAATTTTGCTTCAGCAATGAAGAGAGAAGCCTGGATAAATTGTCATATTCAGTAGGCCCTACACTAACTTTTGACCAAAACGTGCAATAGTTGGTTCATTCAAGCTAATCTCTGAAGAGCCTGAAACAATTGATGACTAGTTGAAATCATCTACTCATCCAAAGAAAAAGAACTATTGATGACTAGTGCATTAAATCACATAGAGCATACATGATAAACTTTACAATAGATTGAAAACGATAAAAGCAATTTGTTTTTAGAGCTCTGGCCATCCTGCCTCACTATATGACTAAATCGCATATGGCAATTTGACTTTCTTCACTAAAATAACTCCTCACGTCAAATAACTGTCACTGACCCCTATATAATCACCAGAAAGGTTTAAAGCTTCAAATCCAAGTAGATCTTGGAACtgtcctttattattattatttactattttaatgcTCAAGTAAGATCTTTCATGTGGGTTCTGCATATTCATGGAAATGTTCAAAAACTTGCACAAACggaaaaacaaaacaaagcaACATAATAGTATAATTGGATTCATGTTGCATCCAAGGGTGTGGTTAGTGGTCGATGAAGCTGGAATGAACCAAGAAAGTCAGGGTTCAGATCTCAACAAAGGCAAACAGTTTTAGGTAATTTATTCCTGTTTGTGTAAaccatttatttaaaaataataataataataacaaaacagTAGTCTAGTTGGATTCATATTGCACCCGGATGATCCGTGAAGTAGGAACTGACGACggttcaaatctcaacggaagcAAAAATTGCTAGGTGATTTCTTCCATTTGGCCAAACTGTGGTGGACAGAATTATCCGATACTTGTGCTAGTGGGGGAGGTAACAAGGACTAGGTGAATTAGTTGAGGCGCACGCAAGCTAGCCCGAATACCACCGTGCTGAAAAAGATAGTTTACTTGTATTCATATTTCAGTTGTGGAACTTTACTGGTGTAGGAATTAACAATTCAACAAAACGCCAAAACCTCACGTCTCAAAACACAAGCATTGCATCAGAGATTGAGCTCATGAAATCTCTGAACATTAATTAAGGATGAAATAGAGCTTCAAAAATAACGCTCAGAGAAGAGATTATAATGCAAGACAGAAGTTAGCATACATAGGACGTAAGTGAcaatatttcaattttgattgctttCTTCTGATTTATCACTAAGCTTATCCTTCAGAAGACTCATCTCACAATGCTAGACACAAGATTTGCACTAATTCAAGAAAATTGGTAAGGATTGCACATACAACTATAGGCCAGAAATTACTCACTCTGATGATATGGATGGGCTGAACGGTCTATTGCCTGGAGTTCTCGTGCAGGCAAACACGGTAGTAATGCAGCTTCTAATGCTATCACACAGGCGATCATGTCATCCTTTGGAGTATGAGAATTTATCTGTGGTTCAGTATTTTGCTGTTGATCAACATGATGTCTGTCAGCCATGTACCTCAAAGCAAATGCAGAATTGCAACCCTTACTTCAAAGAGCAGTTGGAGATGCTATAGCCcttaagaacaaaaataattGGATGAAACATGCTTCAAAACTGacttaaaaaaaatcaaagagaGCCGCTATTCTGCTCAAGCAACGAGAAGTAATTTTTGTTGTGCCTATGATATAGTGCATTTAGTGGGTTTTTAGCAAGTGTGTATTGTCTTACGAGAATAGAGGGTGGTGTGGATCAACTAGAAAAAGGTATGCATATAAGTAGTTGTTCCAAAGCAACTACAAAGAGATTCTTTAACTAAAAAGAATTCAGTTCAGATGTAGGATACATATTCAAAAGCTTTCGCAATTCAATCATATATTGATGGAATCACTCAAGATTTGAACTTTTCGATCTCTAACACACAAGAGGCCAGGGAAAAAAAAAGATGCATATAGACGAGATATCTAACAACAAAACCACCTCAATGactcaccaaaaaaaaaaaaacagcttCCCCTTATTGATATTTACTATCACATTTTCTTGCTCAAGATCATGTTTTCTTGCcacctaaaaaaaaaaattatatcatcAAAGGATGACTTTCCTAACTAAACAGTAACAAGGGACTATATGCCCAAAACTAAGATACAGGTCAGGTAGTGTAGGCGCTTCGGCTGAAGAAATTAGTTCAACCTCAGAGACTTGTTTGCTTAACTTATCATCAATGAGGGTATTTTGCTTTCAACAAGCATATTGGAACTTATGATAAATGGATCTTCCATCAACCAACAAAGAGGCTATTAAATTTGGATACAGCATATTGCACTGGAATTGATTCAGATCTCTTTAAGTTCATATGCTTAATAAAGATAAGGCCAAGCAACCTTTTAAGATAAACAGCCAACAAACTTAGCACACACAACATCACAAAATATTTATTTGCATTGATGCAATTGAAATGTGGTCGTCAGAAATTGTAAAAGGATACTGCAATTCCCCATACAAGCTCTTTTCTGGATATAAATAGCAATTTGACAactagaaattcaaaaataagaaCCAATGAACCTAGGAAATAAAAGAAGTAGAAAGAAATACGAAAAGCACAAGCAATTCATCAGAGACGTTCCTCGAACATATCAAGGTGCACACCACAGGACATTCAAATCATATTCCTCTTGGTAAAAATTCACTAGAACATAAAACACAGGCACATGAACAGATGGAGTTTGTAAAGAGGCTTCGCGTTACCCTGTGTACGAAGTTACTCCGCTAGTACAGGGAGGTGAAGAGTTGGTGTATTATCATAAACAACTATTTCCTTGCATTTTGACAAAGAAGCTAATGGGTTTTCTTGCATTTTAGCAAGGTGGCTGTTGGAGTAGGCAAAAATGTAATTTACTTATACCAATCTGATTTATTCGGTACCTTTCGTTCAATGAAGTGGGCCAAAATCAACAGACTCAAACCTATGTAGCTATAAGAACAAGTTGTTTAGGACAATGGAATCACTTGCTAGTAGTAATTGAAAACAAAGATACTGCATCAAACATTGCAGAGACAACCATTCACCACACAAATTTTCATCTGGATATAAAGAGCAATTTGACAACAAGATATTAGAGAAATAACCAAAGGAAACTAGGAAATAACTTAGGTCAAACAAACAAGTTAATGCAATAATTTATCTGAAGCTATATTGTTCGGACTCTTCAAAAATATTGATGGGTGagtcctccaaaagtagtgcatttttgaaAGATCGGACACGGGTGCGATAacatttttggagagtccgagcaacacaGATCTGAATAGTAAGAGTCCTTGAAATTGCAAATCAGTTTTATCAAATATAATCTATTTCCTTCCTTTTATTCAACGAGAAAATGGGTCAAATTCTACAGGATTAAACCTAAGTAACTAAAACAAAAAAGTCTCTGCTAGTAGTAATCAAAACAAAGACATCTTCCTTCCAAGAAGAGTCTTAACCATCAAATTAAATACAAATTAAGACATAAATAACAATCAAATACACAAACCCTTtgcacaaaaaaagaagaaatgacaagcaGAAGCTTAGTAAAAGAGCAAGTTTATAACTTGAAAGAAGAAAAAGCTTTTACCTTTAGCTATGGCGTGTAAGATTTGAATCAATTGAAGAGAAGACAGGAATTTAGGCAATGGTTATGTTTTTGGTGGGTCGGAACCAAAAAATAGCCGGGAACGTTTGCTTCCAGATTAATAATGAACGAATTGTTATGGCTAATTAATACTAttgattattattatatataactatttattttaaaaaatgttttTATCTTTAAATAGTTTAATCAGTATTGTtattatatgtattttatttcatattgTTTCCTTATACTAGGAAAAGTATTTGAAAATTCAAATAAACAAATTAATTCACCTCTTCAAAGAAAATCAGTACGCACATGATCTTGCTCGGTGATAGAGACCTTAATCTTTTTAATCTTTACTAGTTTTAGGTTACGTGCGTTGCACATGTCCATCACGTTAATCAATATAAaacatatataaattattaaaaaatagtaATAGAAGTAAAACTAAACGCGATATATgtttaaatgatgaaaaaaatatTAGTACATTAATATAATATATAGCTAAATTCAACATTTTCCGAATGAATTTTAGTTGTAATTAGTTCTTTAGTATTTATagttataaataatttattatatAAGATACAAATATGCTATGTTATTGTATCTCATCCGGCATGATCTCTTTGTAAACTCTACGTTCGTAATATCGTTAtaccaaaaaatatttcttcattCAAAGTTAATCAAAATTATAGCCAAATGAACCTCTTGTTGTGTAAAAAAGTTGcttgaattcttattgatttaagTCTAAATTTTCTTCTTTGCACGTTCATTCAATACCGACTAAAAATCAATACTATCCTAAACTCACCTCGAATGCACTCTGCTAATaacaattttaaaatttcaagagttcacaatgttgaggtcaatttttcaaaattatcggggggggggggggggggttgacaAATTTATAGTTATTTCAAGGGTTCTAAATACATTAGTTTAgcttaaatttaaaaattaactaTAGTTGTGAATTCACATAGTATGACTGTAGCTTAATTTACTTCTAAATTAACACCAAAATAGTTCAGActtctagaaatttaaagttaaaattaaATCAAAACTCTTAAAAATTTAACAGGAAAAAGCAAACATACATTGCCGATGGATGTTCTATATTTTTAGATAATCAATTATTGGCAATTTGGAGAAAACAAATACTATTATATAGGGACTAAGAATTTAAATAACTTTAATGGCCACTTACTAAACTCCAAAAAGATATTTATAAAAACCgtccaaataaggaaaaaaattaacaaggtaaattttaattgaatttaaagacctaaatattattatattcttaaataaaattttagttgattttaaagtcctatatattagaaaaataattaaatgactattttatctggTGTGAAATTaacttttaaagggtaaaaaaagatAATGATATTTCGATAGAGgcttcgtgtttttaatatagtatagatatatatGGATATAGATAAATTTAGGCTtgtataattttttataaataaatgtgatattaaataattattttgggTGCTCAATTGAACTtgaattaattactttatatgattaaataagaatacttaaatacaTATTTGATTATTCTGCATTGAAATAATTTTAACTAGACGTTAttgtattaaataattttaatttaatgGATATAACTTTATGtcaccattttttattttttaattataaattaattgaAGTCACAATTGTTCTCATCTTGATTTTATACGTATTGCACAAAGAATGTATTGTCAATTAGTACAATTTACataaggtaaaatatttattgattttaaattccttaatATTAGTACTTCCTACCTATtttaataaggaaaaatttaatatacaaaattttaattgatttcaaagttctaaacatTAGAAAACTAACCGAAGTTACAAATTTGTCCAttataaaagttattttttaagggtaaaaggcgaacgacatttaataattttttggccgtgtagtataatagaaataaattttataatGTATTTtacataaaagaaataatttggtatatgttttttttttctttttctgatttACACCATCGTCCTCCCTTACTTTTAGCCAAacgtatattaaaaataaattcctAAGTAAAAGGATTGAAAGTAATGGATTGTAACCTAAAATATATATGAATACTTAACGAAACTTTTGCCTAAAATATTTATAGAAATATAATTGGTTAATGTTTTAGAAAAAAAAGACTAGTATAGCGAAAAGGATTCCAAAGTGCTCATACGTTTCCTAATATGACTTTAGAAATTTAAAGTGTTCCATCCAAAGATTTTTACATGTTAATGAAgcgtacaatttttttttttacagataTGTTGTATTACATGGctcaaataaggaaggatttgGTACATAATCGAAGTCCTAAATTTTAGGGAatgaattaaataactatttttaaatattataaaaataataaaattactattttgtctagtgtaaaGGGTCtccgtgcttttaatatagtatagataaaataATACAAGGGGTGatagattaagagtttaatttcttgattgcaataggttgtaatctgaagtttgctcGGTTTAGTGGAGTTGAAATCCTACTAGGGTAGGCCGTGGTTTTTAATCCTTTGAGCaaggagttttccacgtaaatattgtgtgttctttatttactgcCGATTTCCTGTGGGAAcatatagagaacctggttccctATACTGTTTGGTTTTACATTTTGTTGCTTAGTGTGAAAATTGATAGAAAACCTGGTTCTTTATACAGTTTAGAGGATTCaatttctatcaattggtattagagcaagttctttctaaaaggttaacacctagaaaggatcttcATCATGGTTGTTCCACCAACCATCGAGGAAGGTATGTGCAAgatcacaagttttaaaagtttttctttccTATTATCTTAAACTAGTACCTGTACCTGTGTGTTGCGCGGAAAATATTAAATATAGTTTttcattaaaaaatattattttaaaaatacgaTAGACAATAAGGAGCATGCAAATACTATTATATTGTATGAACATGTAAATGAACTGTTAATATACATATGGAATAGGGAATTGCATCACAAAGCCTTATAGCAACCATAGGGAGTCTCTGCAGTTTACTCTTTTTACACAGGTTTCTCAAATGGTGTCTGAGTATGGTAATATGAGCCAATAGCAGGTCACCCCACTGTCATAATGtactttgattttgttttttcatAAGAATCGTCTTCTTCATTCAATTGTTCAACTGGTCTCTGAATCATCTGTAAAGAAAGCGAGAATATTAATAGTAGTTGTTAAGCTTTTTATGAATTTTTCAGCACACTTGTAGGGAGGAAACTTTGCGTTATAGTTCTATTGTACAAATATAAACTATCAGAATAAAAATGTTTATCCTACATTCATATTCACATGCTCATAAATAGTCCtaataaaatttgaatttttagaaAAGCTATGCATTGTTCTTCTAAACTGCAAAAATTTTCTAAAATCAACTTATCTCCTCTTTAAAAACTGAAGCAATCGGAGTATCAACATTTCTACCAAAAATAGAAATATCATAAAGTGAAACAAAAATAGAACCAAGAAAATGCTCCTCTAAGGGTTGCCCTGCGATCACAAGCAAAAATCTGGATAATAATAGAAAATTTTTAATGTTCATATGTTGTTAACATTGTTTAGACAAATACATCACACATACACCActtgcaaattttttttttaccattaTTAAAACATATCATTATGTTATTTCCTATGAGTACTCTAACTAATAGTACATATCATTTTCTGTAGAAAGTTAGCATAAATTATGCAGTGTTGTAGTAATTTAGCATATTTCAAGTGCTTGAGAAATGAGAAGTAATGATATAAAGGTGTGACAAATAGCAAAGCTTCTTCAGGAACAATTCAACTGCATAAGAAATAAGAAGTAATATCAATGTAATTTGCACTCGCACAAATTGACGTACAACTATAACTATTGAGGAATAAGAGAAGATTATACCATAAAAGTAGAAGCAAGCTTTGCCAAATGATGGAGGAGATCAAGTTTGTCTTCTGCCACCATATGTAATAGTTAAAATAACACGGAGATATTATTGACTGTTTCCATGAACCGGCACAAGCAAACAGAAATAAATGTTCAAACACAATCAATTGTAGCTACAAAGTAATAgtattttaatttattagttatCTATAATAGATATCTataatagaatatatatatatatatatatatatatatatatatatatatatatatatatatatatatatatatatatatatatatatatatatatcacaggCTATTAAGTCTTTGAAAACGTACGTTGATATGGAAATCTTAACTTCATtaacatatttcttcaatttgttagCAGTCTATGAATTTATgtcatattattattatattatttcataaGTCGATTCTCCCATCAACTAACAATTCCACCAATCAAGTAAGTAAAGCTACAAAGGTCAGCACCAATCATTAAGTATtgcaataatattttcaaaacttactaaaaataattttattaaaaaattaaattttcacATTATTGCAGTAATCTTTTTATGTCAAGGTTAACAACAAAAAATTACTTTATAAGGTCTGAAATATGTTATAATCTTAGTACAAAATCAACGGTACCAAAATAGTTAATTTGAAGTTAATAAAAATTACTCAACAGATATGAACCTCATCGCGGCTTGTATCGTGATTTCTTTCATCCATGAAACctctgaaaaatgaaaaatgttgGTATTCACAAATTACTTGCCTTCATGGGATTGATCTTCACTTTGGGGCTAGCAGACGTAACTATCTCATCATGAGTAGATGATTTGTACGCAAGAACCTTCATGTTAGTAGTCTTACTAAAGAAAATTTCGAGAACATTGAATGTCTCCTTTGTTGATCATTCTTAAAGGTGAATCAAAGACTGAAGGGATTACTTCATTATAGGCAAACCACCAATCACCGAAAAATTAACTTTCAGTTGAATACTTTGGCATTAAATACTTTTTATCATCTGCAATTCCATGATATGGATATGAATATGGAACTTGATATTTCAAGTAAACTCAAGCTGTAACCCTATAGAAGTGCGAGCGAAAGAAAATGGAagcattaaaataaaaaataatacgaTATCAAAAAAGACGATGCACCAGCAATATAATTTTTACTGTCAGAAAGTGCAAAGCTGTTAAAAGCACAATGATAGAAAATCAAAACGGAGTTCAAAAAATATCTGTATGAATTTATAGAGAGTCTTAACCAAATTTTTTGTATGTAATGTAGTTGAAGAAGTCCTCTCTCCAACGGCATAAGTGGATCATGGTTTCGACGTGCTTGCAGCGAGATGTATTATTTTTAATTCAGGATGCACAAAGCTTAAAATTATAATGACAAAATTTCAAACTGAGATCAAAAGACAATTTGTATAAATATTCAAAGATTGtggaactattttttttttatatatcatAGCTCCAGAAGTTCTAACTCCAACGGCACAAGCAAGTCATAATTTTGACGTGTTTACAGAAAGATATGATTTTATTAGTGAGGACACGTAAAGATGTGAAAATCAGAATatcaatatttcaaaaataaattgaaaagtatatctttataaatataaaaagaatGTAGATCTGTTTTTTGTATATGTTTTAGTTCTAGAAGTTCTCTTTTCAACGGCACAAGTGAATCATGGTTTTGAGGTGTCTACAGAGAGATATAACTTTTTTAGTCAAGACACAttatttccagaaaattttatcATTCATGGGTAGAATTTTTGATGCAGTTAAGTTGTTACCTTCTAAAAAAATGCGGTCAGAAAGTAACCACCAGGAAGCTAAAGGGGGGAGTTATTGACTGTAAAGCAATAGAAACAAAAACAAAGACTTGTCTTGCCTGTTTGCGTAAGGTTTCACTCTCCAACACAGTTCTTTCCTCCTGGATAACCATCATCCAAAAAGAAACATGAGAAAAGCTCATTCTTCCTTctaatctttttttttgttggaataaaaaatataaatatttcaaCTTTCTAATGTGGTTTACCTGCCTCCTTGAGTTATCTAGTTGTTGTATCAACAATTCTTCCTAGAATGTAGAATATTATGGCTCAAATTTCAAGATTCAACAAAATAGATTTATTCTGGAAAAATTTGACTACATCTTGTGGCACTAATAACTGAATAACCAAAGCAATCGTCACACATTCATATCTTTTATGACTAATAGTCCTTCATTTAGTTGATGTTCAAGCAGCCATAGTTCATTCAAACCTAAACCATTAAGGTCCTTACCGAACAACCGCCTAAAATAACAGTCAAACACATATGTAAATTTAAACCATGTTCATGTACTAAATATCTTTAATCAATGATTTGCATAATTAACAGATCCATATAGCTATTTTATGTTGAGCCATGAGAGTTCGTGTTTAAGACTGTTCACCTCTTTCTGTTCCTGCTTCTGCACGTGTGTCTACAGCTGCGCTTGTGGTTGTGGCTTCTGGTTGTCCTTGTtcaagaaaaaaacaaaatagaataaaTTCAAAAACCTCTATTAATAGGACCATATCAATAGATAAAGGACTGTTTAAACATGATTAAGTATTCACACTATTACAACACCAACCCTCTACCATAGTACAAAAAATAGAATCATCTATATATGATCCAAGTTTCAGCATGTTCATTATAACAAACTTAATAACAAACTTGCCGATAATAGTTTAACCGAGGCAAGCATAGTTGATATCTGGCAGAGATTTATTTTGAACACAATAGAagttaaaccgtacaaagattcAGTATAGATGAATTATAATAATTTTTACAGTGACTCCATatcaattaaaaaatattttatacataatttGAATTACTGGCGTTTTTCTTAGACAATTGAGAAATACAATTGTGAATACAACTTTAACAAACAGATAGAGAAATAATCATACTACACATAATCGTTTCATATATAAGCAAAATTTCCGTATGTTCGTCTTAAAGAAAGTAATAACAATTTTTTTGATGACAAACTTTCAGAAACAAAAAGAGAATACTGGTATAATCGTTTAATTAATAAAGTTTATTGCGGAAATTTTATCCATTAAACCAGAAAAGAAGAGAAACTTTAAAACTAAGTAAAGTTGAATAATCAAAGTTGCTGTAAATTCGCCCTAAAGAAATTAATAACAAACTTTCTGATGATAAACTTTCAGAAATAGAAACAGAATACTGGTACTACACATAATCGTTTAATTAGTACAGTTTATTGTGAAAAATTTATCATAAAAGTAGAAAAGAAAGAAGTTTAGAACTATGTAAAGTTGACTATGTTACCTTTGCATCTTGTAAAATCAACTCAATGGCATATGATATTTCAGGCTTCAAACGATCCGGGATTCCACATTCGAACGACTCTAACTTTGAGATTCAATTTTATCAAGTTGCTTGAAATTTGACTGATTTCATGAAGTGTTGTAGCCATATTTGCAAAGTTCTGTATTTTGAGCAGAGAAAAAAGGGAatgtaaaagaaaagaaaagaagtagcAGACTGTTTGAGACATTATTAGCGTAGGAGACAATTTCTAAGTTATGGAGTTACACATCCATATCCTTTATGGCTAATAGTCCTTCATTTAGTTGATGTTCAAGCAACCATAGTTCATTCAAACCCAAACCATTAAGGTCCTTGTCGAACAATCGCCTGAAATAACAGTCAATCACATATGTAAATTTAAACCATGTTCAAGTACTAAATATCTttaatcaatgattttcataatTAACAGAACCATACAACTATTTTATGTTGAGCCATGAGAGTTCGTCTTTAAGACTGTCACCTCTTTCTGTTCCTGCTTCTGCACGTGTGTATGCAGCTGCGCCTGTGGTTGTGGCTTCTGGTTGTCCTTGTtcaagaaaaaaacaaaatagaacAAATTCAAAAACCTCTATTAATAGGACCATATCAATAGATAAAGGACTGTTTAAACATGATTAAGTATTCACACTATTACAACACCAACCCTCCACCATAGTACAAAAAATAGAATCATCTATATATGAGCCAAGTTTCAGTATGTTCATTATAACAAACTTAATAACAAACTTGTCGATAATAGTTTAACCTAGGCGAGCATAGCTGATATCTGGCAGAGATTTATTTTGAACACAATAGAagttaaaccgtacaaagattcAGTATAGATGAATTATAATAATTTTTACAGTGACTCCAtatcaattaaaaaaatattttatacataatttGAATTACTGGCGTTTTTCTTAGACAATTGAGAAATACAATTGCGAATACAACTTTAACAAACAGATAGAGAAATAATCATACTACACATAATCGTTTCATATATAAGCAAAATTTCCGTATGTTCGTCCTAAAGAAAGTAATAACAATTTTTTTGATGACAAACTTTCAGAAACAGAAAAAGAATACTGGTATAATCGCTTAATTAGTAAAGTTTATTGCGGAAGTTTTATCCATTAaaccaaaaaagaagagaaacTTTAAAACTAAGTAAAGTTGAATAATCAAAGTTGCCGTAAGTTCGCCCTAAAGAAATTAATAACAAACTTTCCGAT is a genomic window containing:
- the LOC107788891 gene encoding mediator of RNA polymerase II transcription subunit 28 isoform X1, encoding MADRHHVDQQQNTEPQINSHTPKDDMIACVIALEAALLPCLPARELQAIDRSAHPYHQIDVERHARDFMEAAKKLQLHLIGLQREDLPTRPEMLRKEIEKMEEELKTKTELIAKQERLIQGWREELKDQLDKHIMELERV
- the LOC107788891 gene encoding mediator of RNA polymerase II transcription subunit 28 isoform X2; protein product: MADRHHVDQQQNTEPQINSHTPKDDMIACVIALEAALLPCLPARELQAIDRSAHPYHQIDVERHARDFMEAAKKLQLHLIGLQREDLPTRPEMLRKVAWCIKLPLCTGSGEALDHKGLLR